One window from the genome of Candidatus Zixiibacteriota bacterium encodes:
- a CDS encoding methylated-DNA--[protein]-cysteine S-methyltransferase: protein MADSFHERVIAALKRIPKGRVATYGQIAALAGNPRAARQVVRALNTSSRTERLPWHRVINAQGRIALPRGGGFEMQQAMLRDEGVVTDEFGCLDLAKYQWRPRS from the coding sequence ATGGCGGATTCATTTCACGAACGGGTGATCGCGGCCCTCAAGCGCATTCCCAAGGGGCGGGTGGCGACCTATGGTCAGATCGCCGCGCTGGCGGGCAACCCGCGAGCGGCGCGACAGGTCGTGCGGGCGCTGAATACGTCCAGCCGGACCGAGCGTCTCCCCTGGCACCGGGTGATCAACGCGCAGGGGCGGATCGCACTCCCGCGGGGCGGAGGATTCGAGATGCAGCAGGCGATGCTGCGCGACGAAGGAGTGGTCACCGATGAATTCGGCTGTCTCGATTTGGCGAAGTACCAGTGGCGGCCGCGCTCCTAG
- a CDS encoding sulfite exporter TauE/SafE family protein, whose product MEWYLYPLVIAAGFGCGFINTLAGSGSLISLPLLIFLGLPANVANGTNRVAILLQTVVAVDRFRRDKAVDLRRGLLLALPAIAGAVLGAQIAVNLNEDAMETVIGVLMVVMLGVVIVRPRRWLTGRPEMLGRRPGWLQVAVLFLIGIYGGFIQAGVGIFLLAGLVLVSGYELVGANAVKNLIVLAFTAFALVVFIINGQVAWLPGLVLAVGNMLGAWVAARLAVRRGATFVRWILIAVIVVSAVVLLDLLAAVRGLFG is encoded by the coding sequence ATGGAATGGTATCTCTATCCGCTGGTGATCGCCGCCGGATTCGGCTGCGGGTTCATCAACACGCTCGCCGGCAGCGGCTCGCTCATCAGTCTCCCGCTGCTGATTTTCCTCGGCCTGCCGGCCAACGTCGCCAACGGCACCAACCGGGTCGCGATCCTCCTGCAGACGGTCGTGGCCGTCGACAGGTTCCGCCGCGACAAGGCGGTCGATCTGCGGCGGGGGTTGCTGCTGGCGCTGCCGGCGATCGCCGGCGCGGTCCTCGGCGCGCAGATCGCCGTCAATCTCAACGAGGACGCGATGGAGACGGTGATCGGCGTCCTCATGGTCGTCATGCTCGGGGTGGTGATTGTCCGCCCCCGCCGCTGGCTTACGGGAAGGCCGGAGATGCTGGGGCGGCGGCCCGGATGGCTGCAGGTGGCGGTCCTTTTCCTCATCGGGATCTACGGCGGCTTCATCCAGGCGGGGGTGGGAATATTCCTGCTGGCCGGGCTGGTGCTGGTCTCGGGGTACGAGTTGGTCGGGGCGAACGCCGTCAAGAACCTGATCGTGCTCGCGTTCACCGCGTTCGCCCTTGTCGTGTTCATCATCAACGGCCAGGTGGCCTGGCTGCCGGGACTGGTGCTGGCGGTCGGCAACATGCTCGGCGCCTGGGTGGCCGCCCGCCTGGCGGTCCGGCGCGGCGCAACCTTCGTGCGATGGATCCTCATCGCCGTCATCGTCGTCTCCGCCGTCGTGCTCCTGGACCTTCTCGCGGCCGTGCGCGGGCTGTTCGGCTAG